Part of the Vigna angularis cultivar LongXiaoDou No.4 chromosome 1, ASM1680809v1, whole genome shotgun sequence genome, tctattataaatatttacaacaatataattgatttaagtCTAATAATTGACTAACTATGTTTTTAATTCGTAAATTGGGAACTTCAAAGTATACAGTcaatattaattactttaaaaaatgcttcaaaagtaatttttctatattatttttagagtATAATTATTGtgaatcaatttttttttaaagaaactaTAGATCTTTATAAAGGAGTTTAGAGGgacatatataaagaaaaagtgtagaaaaaaaattatctttcttATTTCGCAtgttactttttataatttatttttaagattgttTACTTCAGTAATATTCTCAAGTGGTCAATATTAAGAAGTTGTGTTTGAAGAATACAAGTATTTGATAGTGAAAATCCAAACCCTGATTGTTTGGATAATTAAATGTAAGTTGCAACAAGTAtcaaattttgtataattttttcttcaatttttgtttattttttatgttgatatttaaaaataaaatatatcatatatatatatatatatatatatatatatatatatatagagagagagagagagagagattttaAAAGTTAGATACAAAACAATTACACAGGCCATATGCAGACGATATGTgatccatatttttttaattataaatagatatttacattttttattacttcTAAATAAGCATTTGTTCTTATAGCGTTTTTAATAAATACGCTCGTATTCTTTATGTTAATCACCTGTTTTATTtcacttataaaaaatattttttattataaataattatttaattttatttttcatactttGTTATTCAagttttaaactaataaatatttttaattaaaataaagaaaatgatgtCCTTTTTTATTGAAAGAACAACGTATCCTTTATTGCAACACAAAGAACAGAAACATAAGAAAAATGTAGATcgtttcttaaaaatataataaatgtgaatatctatttaaaaattataaataatatatatgttgttttattgaaaagtacgataaaaatgaatatttattctaaaattagAGAATATCATTTAATACAATTTTGAAGAAGTTATAGTAACAATTTGAAGCACTTGTAACGCCGAAATTAAAAGATGACTTAGCGTTTTGGTATATCGACGTAACTTAAGTATATACTAAACTATATTTGTTAcgtattttctatattttttaaagtaaaattgagTTTTCACGTGATAATGTAGATAATGAAAAGTTCGTATTATAAGtatctaaaataaaactttgattCTAATTCAAACAAGATAAAGCAACACCACAGCTATTATCTATAGaaccaaataaatataaaatattttcaaataatgatTTCAATTACCTTCTTTATTTGAGGAAACAATTGCGTGATTTAATGAATGACTAAAATATTACCCATAATAAAGAATATTTTGGGAATAAAATAATGATGGCGTGGATATTGGAGATTAGTTTTtgcaaatttaaaaagaaaaatagtattattcgttgaaaaagaaaaatcataattacAGGTAAAAGGTATTTTAAcagaaaatattgaaatatagtTCTTACCAAAAAGAGGAATTTGCAGCCATTATCTCCTCTGTGAAAGAGAGTAGTGGAGAAGACGTTCattgaatcaatttaatttgttttatggtGAGGGAATAGTGGAGGAGAACACATGCATGTATtccttcttttctcttattctcTCTTCTGCAGCATTCTCTTCTCCACAAAATTCACACCTTTAACAATCTTCTACCCTAATGGATTCATCATCACCAGAACAACCCCGTAAGAGGAAACACAAGCTGCCgcaaaaatcaatttttctatacttctccttcttcctcttcatcttcttcttctgctcTTCACACCACTCCTTTTACTCTCACCCCTCCCTTCCTTCATCCACTCTCACCCTCCCCACACCCCTCCACGTCCACCACCGTATTCTCTTCCCCGATCACCTCCTTCTCACGCTCTCCAACACCAAAACCATCCCTTCTCACCTACTCCACTGCGTCTACTTCCTCAACGCCTCACCCAATCCGCTTCTGCTCCCCCTTCTCTCCACCGACCGCTACGATCAATTCCGCTCCATAGCGCGCTGTCCGCTTCCCCCTACAAATTTCTCCGCCGTCGATTTGACATGGCGCGGCATGGACCACCACCTCCCGCTGAGAGCCACGCCTCACAATTGGGACAAGTTAGTGTACGAGGCCCTTCTCGACAACGACACCGTGGTGGTGTTCGCCAAAGGGCTAAACCTCCGTCCCCACAGGGTTTCCGACGCGACCTTGTTCCGGTGCCACTTCGGGCTTCCAAACGGCGCGTTTTTGTTAACCACGAACGCGGTCTCGGCGGCTCAGGAAGTCGTGCGGTGCGCGTTGCCGCAGAGTATTCGGAACAGCCCCGAGAAGGGTCGAGGAATAAGCGTGAGCGTGAGTCACGTGCGGGGCGAGGGTGTCATACCCTCCGTGGCGAGAATAGGCGGGTGTGAGAAAACGGGCGGAGTGAAGGAGAAGATGTTGGAACTGTGCGCGTGCACGATGGTGTGGAACCAGGCACGTGCGATGCGCGAGTGGGTTATGTACCACGCGTGGCTGGGCGTGGAGCGGTGGTTCATTTACGACAACAACAGTGACGATGAGATCGATGAGGTGGTAAGAGAGCTTGAGGAAAAAGGTTACGATATCAGCAGAGTGACATGGCCTTGGGTTAAAAGCCAAGAAGCAGGGTTTTCTCATTGTGTGGTGAGGGCGAAAGAGCAATGCAAGTGGGTGGGGTTCTTCGACGTGGATGAGTTTTTCTACTTGAAGGATATGCGACGGAATGGTCTGAGATCAATGGTGGGAAATTTCTCGTCTTGGAACTCGGTTGCGGAGATTAGGACAGGGTGTCATAATTTCGGTCCTTCCGGATTAACGACGCACCCTAACAGAGGAGTGGGAGTAGGGTACACCTGCCGGCTTAGGACTCCCGAAAGGCACAAGTCAATTGTACGGCCTGATTTGGTCGATGTTAGTCTTCTGAATGTGGTGCATCATTTTGAGGTGAGGGAAGGGTTTGAAGCCATAAACGTTCCTCTGTCTGTTGCGGTTATAAATCACTATAAGTACCAAGTGTGGGAGACGTTTAAGGCTAAGTTCTTGAGAAGGGTTGCTACGTATGTGGTGGATTGGAAGGAGGAAGTGAACATTGGATCGAAGGACAGAGTCCCTGGACTTGGAACCCAACCAATTGAACCAGGTGATTGGGGGTTCAGATTTTGTGAGGTTTGGGACACTCGTCTCAGGGACTTTCTACTCTCTAATTTTTCTCATCCCCAAACAGGATTCTTGCCCTGGGAAACCCCTTCTCCGTAGTCTCTACACATATTTTCTTCTTACTTAATTATTGTTACAGGATCATGACACGTGGAATATAAGATTAGATTAGTGGATAACCACTTTGTGAACTCCATCTTCTGGATGCagcaaacaaaaaatatacaaagatTAGTTTGGTATAGGATGAGGAATTCAGTTATACCATAGACACTCACCTATTGTACTTTTGTAATCTCATGTTTATTGGAAAACTCTCCAATCACtgcaattttttaaatgaatttatatatatgaaatacgCTCACGGAGCTTATAAAACCTGACTTGtacataattttcatatatgaaGCAGCCTTGTAGGAATTGTACGGTTATGGTTGTGTATATATAAAGGAAAAAGGAGGAATCATGTTTTCATACgttcatgttttttatatttatttcatattatttattttattttatttctaaaaaatataaaaaatcattctttcattattgaatcaaaaaaattaattattttatattgttaacatctttttttattgtattgtaaatagaaataaagaaaaaaaatgtttcaacatagtaaaatattataaatttatcaatttaatactttaatcaaaaacacaaaagttattaatattagttttttaagtttatttttggattatatttaagttatatgttttttttaattacctTTGAAATTTAACCTGTTTtagagtaaaatttatttaaatttaagttaaattttttttttaaaaaaaatataattaaatgaacaaATAACTCAATCCATTTATCATTTAACTCAGCAGGCTAGATGGGgttccattttttttactagctaatcaatattattttattttattttcaattttaaacatATCCAGCATGTCTTTCAGTAGCGTCAGATGATGTATGTCTATTTGGAAGACGTGTCTGTGAGGGACCTACAAATTGGCCCTTGGAAACGAAAAGGCTACTCAGTGCTAACCTTACATTGCAGCAGCCGTGGTATACGAATACTCTAATTTTTTGTGAAATTatactttgtttttattttaaattttgatataatctatttattaaattttaaaaataaattaatgtaattcttttatttagtggtattaatatattttttttaaaataatatagttgaTGTtcgaaatatttatattatttgatataaaatactaatttaaaacatcaattaatatttaaaaattaagttaaatgtttttaaaatttaataattaaaatgaatcgataaatttcaattttagatCTAAACTTAAATAGCACAAATGCATAagaaacttatattttaatgttcTATTTAAGTTGTTGGATATCTCcgatgaaaatattttaaagtatagaTACTAGTAggtaaaagtatattaaaatttgaaaaacaaaaattaccctttattttatttttcatcatttcaatggtaatacttttaaaagtttgaaaaatacaGATCTAGAGTAGAAAATAATGACAATTAAATACTTTAATGCAGCGTAGCATCTCTTATCATTAGAGCATATATTAGAACTGTCCCTTTACTCAAGATTTGAACTTTCAAAAGCAATTAATATATAGACAACAACATCCTAACCAAATTGTTAACATTACAGCTTCCTATCgtttatatatgatattttaacactacaaaaaagaagggcattaccgaaggccagaagtcctcggaaacagcccaaaaccgtcggtaaaaggtaattaccgaaggcttatcgacggccaaagagccctcggtaaatcgcttgtcgctaacatttaccgagggcttttgaccttcggtaattaccgagggccaaaagccttcggtaattaccgaatagctgaaaaaaaaagtataatggagggtactcagtcaggtgaacaggggtctggtaatcgtttacaccaaccctgtaaacgattacccgagagaaaattggaatttgtacagaaagtccaacacaggtactcagtcaggtgaacaggggtcaccattgaaaaaagaagtgacttttaggcacttttgcacttgtcttaggctgttccttgtgtttcagtggtgggagagggaggttagtgatgtgattatgtcccaatgatggaggaaagtgatgttttggcaccccatgatggaggaaataaacaatgtttatgagatgagcaacttgagtgagataacatgctgtcaactttgacctttgctggctattttactgataacttttcccaccgacctccaaatgatgtgattctttttttattagaaactagactcaaaaatctttccaatgactactaatttgtaatttttggacatttgagttggtacagtttattgtttcaagttagcgtttcatatatttttgccaactctgacctttgcttgttcttttgctcataactttctccaccgaactccaaatgagttgattcttgttttgttggaatctatactcaaagacctttcaaattatgccttagaaatcaaatttacaccttctttgacactgtaatcgattacaaggacactgtaaacgattacccgagagaaaattggattttgtacagaaagtccaacacaggtactcagtcaggtgaacaggggtcaccattgttaaaagaagtgagttttaagcacttttgatcttgtcttaggctggtcctggtgttttagtggaggaaagtgatgttttggcaccccatgatggaggaaagaaacaatgtttatgagatgagcaacttgggtgagataacatgttgtcaactttgacctttgctggctaggtaattctttgcttttgacaagtttcctagcttcattccactagtttagacatgttaggatgttcacataccttagaatgagtctacattaggtgaaatgacaatttgtcaccttataagtacactttttaggtactaaatactcaaactttgagttttaggttattgttttgctttttatggattttttacAATGTTTTAGTCATATCCTTACATTTGGAAACATAAACCTGCACATGCCAACCCAGAATCGAAAATTGgagcaaacaaattttcaaagaCTACTTGATTTGAACACTGCACTAGGAAAATGCTTATAAtttggtggttttaaacccaaTATTGATTGGAAGTCATTCAGCAGCTCAATTGTTGCATCaaacaactttgtatcatcattttaaagatgtttaaacacaaacaGTTTGAAAACATCTTGCAATGTGAAttcactggttcacttccattttaaagccaattttgatggtttaagaGATGATTATGCATATAGGCATAAAAATGACCATTTGAACAGTGCACACAactttaaaatggaaaaataaacttGCTCAAACTTTGTATATGCACGAACACAACAAGATTCAACAAATCATACTTGCTATAGCCAAATATGCATGAAAATGTTACCAAAACTACACCAGAATTTAGAATTcagtgaaatgaaatgaagacaaCAGTTGCAATGACTCTAAGACATCCTAAAACACTTGATATAACTGCAGAGAATCAGCTAGAAGAATTTAAACACCTAAGACACAAGCAAAGATATCAATCACGGTGAAAAGATTGATCAAAAAAGCAATAACAGCACCTTGATTCAGGATTTATTAGCAACTCAACTATGCTTTTTGCACTTTAGTGATTAATACAGGTTGCTATTACTTGGAACATGTTTCatatcattaaacaaacttgcacattgcttaagaaacaaaaaagttcCACTGAAACAGATTTATGAGATTGCACTAGATTTATTCCATTTTGTGCAGAATTTTTGAAACAGAATCATGTTTTAACTGATGTAGCACATATAATCAAGGCTAGACATTGTCTCATTACCTTATATGATTCATAAATGACTACAAATGCACTGCAACTACAGAAAAGAATCAAACCTTAGCTGGAAAACAAATTTTGCACTAGAAAAAGTCCCTAGTTTGGTGGTTTGATACTAAAAAACATATGCAAGTGATTTAAACACACAACTGAATGTTCaagtaactttatttgatgattttaattgtctttaaactctaaaatgagttataaacatcctgcaactcaaaatcactactccacttctattttaactcaaaaagtgatggtttagAAAGCATAAACCCAAAATCAACCCTTGCTATTCCAAATCAGTTGTGGATACTTTTGCATCAAGGAAAGCACATCAAATAAGCTATGAAGTGCATTTCCACAGCTTTACTGCTTAAACCATATGATTGCACAGTTTTCAACTTATCACCATGCTAGCTTTGCTTTAAATCACTAATTCGAGTTTAATTTCACCTAGTTGATATTTTCCAGCTTGATTCAGTGTTAATACTTATTTCAAAGTTGTTTGCATTGTTGTTTGGTCCTTTGTTTCACTAAAACTCAGTTTGGGGTGTGAGGTT contains:
- the LOC108321423 gene encoding glycosyltransferase family 92 protein RCOM_0530710; this encodes MDSSSPEQPRKRKHKLPQKSIFLYFSFFLFIFFFCSSHHSFYSHPSLPSSTLTLPTPLHVHHRILFPDHLLLTLSNTKTIPSHLLHCVYFLNASPNPLLLPLLSTDRYDQFRSIARCPLPPTNFSAVDLTWRGMDHHLPLRATPHNWDKLVYEALLDNDTVVVFAKGLNLRPHRVSDATLFRCHFGLPNGAFLLTTNAVSAAQEVVRCALPQSIRNSPEKGRGISVSVSHVRGEGVIPSVARIGGCEKTGGVKEKMLELCACTMVWNQARAMREWVMYHAWLGVERWFIYDNNSDDEIDEVVRELEEKGYDISRVTWPWVKSQEAGFSHCVVRAKEQCKWVGFFDVDEFFYLKDMRRNGLRSMVGNFSSWNSVAEIRTGCHNFGPSGLTTHPNRGVGVGYTCRLRTPERHKSIVRPDLVDVSLLNVVHHFEVREGFEAINVPLSVAVINHYKYQVWETFKAKFLRRVATYVVDWKEEVNIGSKDRVPGLGTQPIEPGDWGFRFCEVWDTRLRDFLLSNFSHPQTGFLPWETPSP